One window of the Shewanella khirikhana genome contains the following:
- a CDS encoding helix-turn-helix domain-containing protein, with product MDISQVAKQSGVAASRLRYYEEKGLIRSIGRDGLKRVFPPGILERLALIALGQSAGFSLDEIAGMLGRDGNPQIDKAKLVEKADELDDRIKQLRAMRDGLRHAAQCSAPSYLECPNFQRLMQHAAKADKKQRHSGSASRHKTPTR from the coding sequence ATGGACATTTCACAGGTAGCGAAACAGTCGGGCGTTGCGGCTTCAAGGCTCAGATATTATGAGGAAAAAGGCCTTATCCGCTCCATCGGCCGCGATGGTCTGAAACGGGTGTTTCCGCCCGGAATTTTGGAGCGACTGGCCCTGATTGCGTTGGGGCAGTCGGCGGGGTTTTCGCTGGATGAGATTGCCGGCATGCTCGGCCGCGATGGCAATCCGCAAATAGACAAAGCCAAGCTGGTGGAAAAGGCCGATGAGCTGGATGATCGGATCAAGCAGCTTCGCGCCATGCGCGATGGCCTGAGGCACGCCGCTCAGTGCAGTGCTCCGAGTTACCTCGAATGCCCGAACTTCCAGCGTCTGATGCAGCATGCCGCGAAAGCTGACAAAAAGCAGCGTCACTCGGGTTCGGCCTCCAGGCACAAAACTCCTACGCGCTAA
- a CDS encoding DUF2938 domain-containing protein — MLLLLQILIIGVGATLIMDLWAMLRLRLFGVPSLNYAMVGRWLLWMPKGRFTHSPITAAAPQQGEALAGWLAHYAIGIAFAGLLLPFAGATWFTEPTLAPAIALGLVTVAAPFLLLQPAMGMGIAASRAPKPWHARVHSLLTHAVFGLGLYLSALIIKPLALL, encoded by the coding sequence ATGCTACTTTTGCTGCAAATACTGATAATTGGCGTGGGGGCAACCCTGATAATGGATCTCTGGGCAATGCTCAGACTCAGGCTGTTTGGGGTGCCTTCGCTGAACTATGCCATGGTTGGCCGCTGGCTGCTGTGGATGCCCAAAGGGCGCTTTACTCATAGTCCGATAACGGCAGCCGCACCGCAGCAGGGCGAGGCCCTGGCAGGCTGGCTCGCCCATTACGCCATCGGCATCGCTTTTGCCGGACTGCTGCTGCCATTTGCCGGTGCCACCTGGTTTACTGAGCCCACCTTAGCCCCGGCAATCGCCCTCGGGCTTGTTACAGTGGCAGCGCCGTTTTTGTTACTGCAACCGGCGATGGGTATGGGCATTGCGGCCTCACGGGCGCCCAAGCCATGGCATGCCCGCGTGCACAGCCTGCTCACCCACGCCGTGTTTGGTTTAGGCCTGTACCTCAGTGCTCTTATCATCAAGCCGCTTGCGCTGCTTTAA
- a CDS encoding YgiQ family radical SAM protein yields the protein MRVEASLFNYPKYWAECYGTAPFLPMSRAEMDKLGWDSCDIIIVTGDAYVDHPSFGMAVIGRMLEAQGYRVGIISQPDWSSKDDFMKLGRPNLFFGVTAGNMDSMINRYTADRKLRHDDAYTPGNIGGKRPDRAVTVYTQRCKEAFKEVPVVIGGIEASLRRIAHYDYWSDKVRRSVIFDAKADVLVYGNAERPLVEIAHRLARGESASELTDVRGTAVISKTPMPGWRGMDSRKIDQLHKIDPIPNPYGADDVGCQNLSGPSDTKVFNDETAPDGVTVAKPISIQPPKPRPWEQTYVLLPAFERVSEDRYLYAHASRILHQEQNPGCARALFQPHGDRGVWVNPPAWPLSTEEMDAVFDLPYKRVPHPVYGKEKIPAYDMIKTSINIMRGCFGGCSFCSITEHEGRIIQSRSKESIVREIKDIQAKVPGFTGVISDLGGPTANMYRLGCKSEKAEKTCRRLSCVFPSICGHLDTDHQHTIDLYRAARDVPGIKKVLIASGVRYDLAIEDPRYVKELAKYHVGGYLKIAPEHTEEGPLSKMMKPGMGTYDKFKELFDKFSKEAGKEQFLIPYFISAHPGTTDEDMVNLALWLKEHKFKLDQVQNFYPSPMANATTIYHTELNSLKNIKHSSEEVPVPKKGRQRRLHKALLRYHDSAGWPLIREALIAMGKEHLIGTGTQHLVPPEGRAEQWAAKGQNGKARNDKAGKGQKAFTRFSGNQFDDRKGPAEKASGATKAKPQGKGGAGPAPAKSGPNKSSPNKGKGSNPRPGAKPIFGKPKPAGQGQSRRPSK from the coding sequence ATGCGCGTTGAAGCCAGCCTTTTCAACTATCCAAAGTATTGGGCCGAGTGTTACGGCACCGCTCCTTTTTTGCCTATGTCCCGTGCCGAAATGGACAAACTGGGCTGGGACAGCTGTGACATCATCATTGTGACCGGCGATGCCTATGTGGATCACCCAAGCTTCGGCATGGCGGTGATTGGCCGCATGCTGGAAGCGCAGGGCTATCGGGTCGGCATTATTTCCCAGCCCGACTGGTCCAGCAAAGACGACTTTATGAAGCTTGGCCGCCCCAATCTGTTTTTTGGGGTAACCGCGGGCAACATGGATTCGATGATCAACCGTTACACGGCTGACCGCAAACTGCGCCACGACGACGCCTACACCCCCGGCAATATCGGCGGCAAACGCCCCGACCGGGCCGTGACCGTGTATACCCAGCGCTGCAAAGAAGCCTTTAAAGAGGTGCCTGTGGTGATTGGCGGTATCGAGGCCAGCCTGCGCCGCATCGCCCACTACGATTATTGGTCCGATAAAGTGCGCCGCAGCGTGATTTTCGACGCCAAGGCCGACGTCCTGGTGTACGGCAACGCCGAGCGGCCCTTGGTGGAAATCGCCCATCGTCTGGCCCGCGGCGAAAGTGCCAGCGAACTTACTGATGTGCGCGGCACCGCGGTTATCAGCAAAACCCCTATGCCTGGCTGGCGCGGCATGGATTCGCGCAAAATCGACCAGCTGCATAAAATCGACCCTATCCCCAACCCTTATGGCGCCGATGATGTGGGCTGTCAGAACCTGTCTGGCCCCAGCGATACCAAGGTGTTTAACGACGAAACCGCGCCCGATGGCGTGACCGTGGCCAAGCCCATCAGCATTCAGCCACCCAAGCCTCGCCCATGGGAGCAAACCTATGTGCTGCTGCCGGCTTTCGAGCGGGTGAGCGAAGACAGATACCTGTACGCCCACGCCTCGCGTATTTTGCACCAGGAGCAAAACCCCGGTTGTGCCCGCGCGCTGTTCCAACCCCATGGCGATCGTGGTGTGTGGGTCAATCCACCGGCATGGCCATTGTCCACCGAAGAGATGGATGCGGTGTTTGACCTGCCTTACAAGCGGGTGCCACACCCTGTGTACGGCAAGGAAAAAATTCCTGCCTACGACATGATTAAGACCTCGATCAACATCATGCGTGGCTGCTTTGGTGGCTGTTCCTTCTGCTCTATTACGGAGCACGAAGGCCGGATCATCCAGAGTCGTTCAAAAGAATCTATTGTCCGCGAAATCAAAGATATTCAGGCCAAGGTGCCGGGCTTTACCGGGGTGATTTCCGACCTCGGCGGCCCCACCGCCAACATGTATCGTTTGGGCTGTAAGAGCGAAAAGGCCGAAAAGACCTGTCGTCGTCTATCGTGTGTATTCCCCAGCATCTGCGGCCATCTGGACACAGATCATCAGCACACCATCGATTTGTACCGCGCCGCCCGTGATGTGCCCGGCATTAAGAAGGTGCTGATTGCCTCAGGCGTACGTTACGATCTGGCCATTGAAGATCCACGCTATGTGAAAGAACTGGCCAAGTACCATGTGGGTGGTTACCTGAAGATTGCCCCTGAGCATACCGAAGAAGGGCCGCTGTCGAAGATGATGAAGCCCGGCATGGGCACCTACGACAAGTTCAAAGAGCTGTTTGACAAGTTCTCCAAAGAGGCGGGCAAGGAGCAGTTTCTTATTCCTTACTTCATCTCGGCCCATCCGGGCACCACAGATGAAGACATGGTGAACCTGGCGCTGTGGCTTAAGGAGCACAAGTTCAAGCTGGATCAGGTGCAGAACTTCTATCCATCGCCGATGGCCAATGCCACCACCATCTACCATACCGAGCTGAACTCGCTGAAAAACATCAAACACAGCAGTGAAGAAGTACCGGTACCGAAAAAGGGCCGTCAGCGTCGCCTGCACAAGGCACTGCTGCGTTATCACGACAGCGCTGGCTGGCCGCTTATCCGCGAAGCTCTGATTGCCATGGGCAAAGAGCACCTGATTGGCACAGGCACCCAGCATCTGGTGCCGCCGGAAGGCCGCGCCGAACAGTGGGCCGCCAAGGGTCAAAACGGAAAAGCCCGCAACGACAAGGCTGGTAAGGGGCAAAAAGCCTTTACCCGCTTCAGTGGCAACCAGTTTGACGACCGCAAAGGCCCGGCCGAAAAAGCCTCAGGCGCCACTAAAGCCAAGCCTCAGGGTAAAGGCGGTGCAGGCCCGGCTCCTGCTAAAAGTGGCCCGAATAAAAGTAGCCCGAATAAAGGCAAAGGCAGCAATCCACGCCCCGGCGCCAAACCTATATTCGGCAAGCCAAAGCCTGCCGGACAAGGGCAAAGCCGCAGGCCGAGCAAATAA
- a CDS encoding MAPEG family protein produces the protein MPLSVTALYVSLSALLMLVYAWGVVRIRKREKIGLGSADNKALEIAMRVHGNFLEYAPMFLLLLACAEMNGLSALYLHVMGAAWLVARVLHGIGLSHGRGGYHPGRFYGTLITWLLICAAAVINLGLWVLGAPQ, from the coding sequence ATGCCGCTTTCGGTAACAGCCTTGTATGTCAGTCTTTCGGCCCTGTTGATGTTGGTTTACGCCTGGGGAGTCGTACGTATTCGCAAACGGGAAAAAATCGGCCTGGGCTCTGCAGACAACAAGGCGCTGGAAATCGCCATGCGGGTTCACGGCAATTTTCTTGAATATGCCCCCATGTTCCTGCTGCTGTTGGCCTGCGCCGAAATGAATGGCCTGAGTGCTCTGTATCTGCACGTAATGGGCGCGGCCTGGCTGGTGGCCCGGGTGCTGCATGGCATTGGACTCAGTCACGGGCGCGGCGGTTACCATCCGGGACGCTTTTACGGCACCCTGATCACCTGGCTGCTGATCTGCGCCGCTGCGGTAATTAATCTGGGCCTTTGGGTGCTCGGCGCGCCCCAATAA